A segment of the Leptospiraceae bacterium genome:
CATATGCGTAAGCTACTAAATCGATTGACCCATGGTCGATTACTCTTGTAATTGAAATACAAGTTAGTACTCCTAAAAGTGTTAGTTGTGCCGAAAGTATTGTCGGAATCAAAAGTCTAGAAAGAATTTGCTGAATGATCATTTGAATTTCGTCGTTCATTGGATTGAGTGTTAATAAATCAGTAACTTTGTTTGATTCTAAATATTTTAAAATTCTTCCGTATTCACTAAAAAATAATCCGCCTCTTTCTTCTTCCGATTCTGGAATACTAACTCCTAGTTTTTCAAGTACTTCTAATCCTAAATTTACAGAATCGAAAATTCTGGCTCGACTGGCGAGTGACCCAATACGAATATTATTAATTCTCGCATAATCTTTTAGATTGTTGCAGTCTTTTAATAAATCAATGTATACCTTTTCCCCTTCATCAAAGTTTCCAGTAGCAAATAGAAACCAGCCATACTCTTCATAAATGGAAAATACTAGATCTTTAGATACTGTTTTAATTTTACCTAAATAGGATATGGTTATCTTCGCAAAATTTAATCCATTTTCATATGCGATATTTTTCTTTGCTAAAAGCATAGCTTTATAATTAAATTCAATTAAACGTAAAATATCTGTCTCATTAGTAAATAAATCAAAACTATTATTATAAAAATTACAGATGTCGAAAATCTTTGTATCTGGATCATTTATGGTATAATAATTTCCAAATTGAAAATTATATTTTTTAATTTCTAGATCACTATTTAATTGGTAAGCAGTTTGTAATACTTTGTCATGAAGGAATGAATAGTAATTATCCGTTACAATATTATTTTCTAGTGAATAGATAATTCCTGCGATAGACGCCTCTCTTATCGAAGATTTTAACTGATCCTCATTGAAATTTGAGATAAACCTAATTGAATTTTTATTAAATTTAATACCTTCACAGGATGCAATTTTTAATAATAAAATAGTATTTGAACTTAGAGAATTTATTTTATTTTTCATAAAATGTAAAATATCGTTTCCGAGAGAAAGATTTTGAATTACTTGTTTAGCAAAATACCACTTTTCTAATGAAAAGTCAAAGTAGAGTGCTTTCGTGGAATACAATTCCTTTAATAGTTCCTTAGCAAAAAAAGGATTTCCCTTTGTGGTAATAAATATAAATTCTACTAACGCATTAAAATCTATAGTATTTTCACCGACCGTATCAATTAGTAAACTTCTGATATCCTCTAAAGTTAAGTTTGCCAATTCGATATTTTCTACATAAGATATAGAATCTAAATATTTCATAAAACTTAAAAAATGGTATGTGTTATATTCTTCCTTGTCTCTATAGCTCAAAATTAAAAAAAGTCCAGGAATGTAAATTTCATCTACGATTTTCTTTAATAGATCTATTGTTGCTTTATCTGCCCATTGTAAGTCGTCGAGCACTATAACGATAGGAATAGTTGTCCTAGCAATTGCTTTCATAAAATGGACCATGATAGTATTGAATCGATTTAATGCTTCTGATCCCTCCAAAAGAAATGGAGAAGGTTGGTATCCTAATATTAACTCTAAAGATGGAGCAAAGGCTGTGATTACTCCCGCGTTGTCGCCTATTGCATTTAATAGTTCAGTTTTAATTTTTAACTGAACTTCATTTTTTTCAGACAGTAGAAGGTCTGTATATGTTTTGAAAATTTGAGATAAACTAGAATAAGGTATATTTTGTTGTATTTGATCGTGTTTTCCTCTGAGGAAATATCCATTTTTTAGAATTGTATTTTTTAAAATTTCTTCTATTAAAATAGATTTTCCTTCCCCGGCATTCCCTTTAATTACTAAATAATTTGCCTGTTCTGCGGATTTATTTGTTTTTTCTAATAGAGTTTTTAGTATTATTTTTTCTTTGTCCCGTCCGTATAAATTTTCATTGAATTGTAAACGTTCTGAAAAATCTTTCGTTGCGATTAAAAATTTATTTTCTCCTTGTTTGATTTTGTTTAAATCAAAAAGTAACCCATGTGTAGATTGGTATCTATCTTCTGGATTTTTAGAAATCATTTTAAGAATAATATCGCTTAACGTTTGATTTATATTGCGAATACTCTCCGGTGTCCGAGTAATATGATAAAAAATAATTTCTGCTGGATCGTCGGTCTGAAATGGTAGTTCTCCCATTAAAAGTTGGTAAAACGTAATTCCAAGGGAATACAAATCACTTCTTTGATCAACATATCTATTTACTCGACCCGTTTGTTCTGGCGAAATGTATTTTAATGTACCTTCTAAATTATTAATATTTTTCTGTTCTCTGAGTTTAAAGTCAAATAAGGAAGAAATTCCAAAATCAATTATAGAAATAGAATCATTCTTTTCATTAAAAAGAATATTGGATGGTTTTATATCCTTATGGATAATATTTTTCTGGTGAATTCTACCTATGACAGTTGTAATGTTAATTAAAATAGTACAAATTTTTTCTAAGGGGTATGACTTAAAATTCTTAAGAAAATTAGTTAAAGGAATTCCATTAAAGTTTGAAACTACTAAACAAGGTTGCTCTGAATACGGAAAAAACTCAATGACATTGGAAATCCCATCTATTTTTAAATCATCCAATGTTTCAAATTCATTTTTTATTCTTAGAAATGCAGTTTCTGTTTTTGCGAATTTTAAAATTACCTTTTCGGATGTGTCTGTGTTAGAAGCGCGGTATATAGAAGTTTCATTTCCTTCGTATATTTTTTCAGTAGATTCATATTTATTGATTTTCATGGCTATTAATAGATAATAGCACATAGCTTATGAATTTAAGCAAGTTTAATTCAAAGTATCTAATTTATCGATATAATTAAATAGTATATTTCTATCCC
Coding sequences within it:
- a CDS encoding AAA family ATPase, giving the protein MKINKYESTEKIYEGNETSIYRASNTDTSEKVILKFAKTETAFLRIKNEFETLDDLKIDGISNVIEFFPYSEQPCLVVSNFNGIPLTNFLKNFKSYPLEKICTILINITTVIGRIHQKNIIHKDIKPSNILFNEKNDSISIIDFGISSLFDFKLREQKNINNLEGTLKYISPEQTGRVNRYVDQRSDLYSLGITFYQLLMGELPFQTDDPAEIIFYHITRTPESIRNINQTLSDIILKMISKNPEDRYQSTHGLLFDLNKIKQGENKFLIATKDFSERLQFNENLYGRDKEKIILKTLLEKTNKSAEQANYLVIKGNAGEGKSILIEEILKNTILKNGYFLRGKHDQIQQNIPYSSLSQIFKTYTDLLLSEKNEVQLKIKTELLNAIGDNAGVITAFAPSLELILGYQPSPFLLEGSEALNRFNTIMVHFMKAIARTTIPIVIVLDDLQWADKATIDLLKKIVDEIYIPGLFLILSYRDKEEYNTYHFLSFMKYLDSISYVENIELANLTLEDIRSLLIDTVGENTIDFNALVEFIFITTKGNPFFAKELLKELYSTKALYFDFSLEKWYFAKQVIQNLSLGNDILHFMKNKINSLSSNTILLLKIASCEGIKFNKNSIRFISNFNEDQLKSSIREASIAGIIYSLENNIVTDNYYSFLHDKVLQTAYQLNSDLEIKKYNFQFGNYYTINDPDTKIFDICNFYNNSFDLFTNETDILRLIEFNYKAMLLAKKNIAYENGLNFAKITISYLGKIKTVSKDLVFSIYEEYGWFLFATGNFDEGEKVYIDLLKDCNNLKDYARINNIRIGSLASRARIFDSVNLGLEVLEKLGVSIPESEEERGGLFFSEYGRILKYLESNKVTDLLTLNPMNDEIQMIIQQILSRLLIPTILSAQLTLLGVLTCISITRVIDHGSIDLVAYAYALFAVTIISIKQDYKTGIEFGEIAITASQLNSNKALMGGVFNTVGCITNHLKYPAIENEILFLKSSKYCDESGNIFENVLSQGNSLWNKFYRGENLNEILVHCNNYKSICKKYHVWEAMINIYYPTMGLVNYLTGAENNGDILYYDDRTEIEHVEIVEKLGSKSPLAQFYGILITKSFIFGKYEEILKTGELLEKNTAAPTVFHDICPNFYRCVAYILLFDSLDEEEKKFYDSKILKLKSEFKTFSELNPSNFQHMYSLIQAVEHLKLENPWEGIKYLEESIQSALKNRYIQNAAIAYEIGGNFYKKNNLSKLSDTYYWEAYKLFKMWGAELKIKVMEKEFPEFHKEQNLLMSNYLTLTSSKSATDFQIDYISTMKTFDIILREVRTDHLIRKIIQIILENSGANEATLIIKKNNIFIAHTHGKVIDNIIIEYINQPLDKYENISHNIVNYVINSKKNIVLSKAYMHLEYLNNNYITNKKVQSLLCQPILHKGEVIGALYLENNFIGGVFSKDRTEIINLISTLAGISIENASLYEELDEKVKLRTSELNSANSKLMEMNSLLEQSLHDLKTTQDQLLISEKLVVLGKLIAGIAHEINTPLGAIVASNQVIMDLLSEDYLNLLETFAKFDENEKEAWTILYQNAKQNQNFLDTNLTRKVKKELSEFFVKENLILKKYIIDGLSDLGISTKNITLLLPYLSLKNFESIVGNCLDTITLLNSGKIIKNAADKASKVIKALKNYVHQDQMEKRIKVDIRAQIEMCLVLYQNKIKPEMEIITEFLEDTFIVGYPDQLNQIWINLINNALYAVKYEGKLTIRCSIQNEFLLVSFTDNGQGIPPEIQNNIFKPFFTTKSAEDGSGLGLDICQKITEIHSGKIKFTSVPGETCFTVFLNRFLKPTE